One Ctenopharyngodon idella isolate HZGC_01 chromosome 3, HZGC01, whole genome shotgun sequence genomic window, tgtttttccataacctggaaatttcttagaattaataaacaattaacactgagtgttgcctggacgaacaggttaattgattgtaatattaatcctaatgtagctacatcaagttaatctgattaactgattcacatattcataatttatcataattaataatcataacgacttatgaataattattaatatttcccctttgagttaattcgctacaCAATCACAGGTGTCTGAAATTGTACAATTTATAGCATTTGGctaattaaagacattttttggtTGCCTAGAATGAAATTTGGTCACATATGCAAGTGATTTACATTGTAGAGGGTTGTAGCTCCTGCTTAATAATGTTCTAGATCATAAaattgtctgtttttatttattttgtttgtgaatatttgtCCACCAGATGTCACAAGAGCCTTCCTCCAAGCTCTACAACCTTACATGCCACTCAGTTTACCTGTCTCATTAGATTGTGTATTTAGCTGTTCATTTCTCTACAGTTTAGTGCTCAATCAAATATTACACACTATTTGTAATAAATGACTGTCCCTTTCGCTTGTCACAGTCACCAGCACTAacactccatttcccagcatccctcctgcTCCTCACCTGCACACATTCATTTGTTACTATGGACACTAATCATCTTCACAGCTGCACATAATCATTTAATTCCCCTGTGTGTATATAAGTTCCTGTTTCAGTTCTGTTCATTGTCCGTAAACTGTCTTCCTATGTTGTGTTGTTTCCTGCCTGCCTGCCTTTTGGATTAAACttggatttttgatatttacatGTTCTCCTTCGTCTTCCTGCGTGAACGCAGCCTGACAGCCTAAGTGTtgttccttaatctttttttaatttttaatttgtgtGGTTTTGTCTATGCTCAAATAAAGAATCACCTTTTGATACCAAAGTATGATACTGAGATAATGAAATGTGGTATCTGCACTTGGGCTCCATCCAGTTTTTCAGTTCTGATGAAACATTAACAGctctttcaataaaataaaaaaaattgaaatttaaatgaaattcaaaatgaaatgatcacTATTTTCCAAAAACACATaactcattatttttgttttgtttttgtgcacaaaaagtattcttgtcgcttcataaaattaaggtttaaCCACCGCAGTCAtgtcgactattttaacaatgtctttagaacctttctggaccttgaaagtggtggttaaattactgtctatggatgagacatacacctctcggatttcattaaaaattatcttaatttgtgttctgaagatgaacaaaggtcttacgggtgtggaacaacataagggtaattaatgacagaactaaccctttaaactaacctgggtgaactaaccctttaaaataaattttatttcatgacaAAATGTACTATTAAGTTAGTAATATATCAGTGGAAAAATCCTCGAATGATCTTCGTCTGAGTCATCAGTGATCACGGAAGTGAAAACAGGCTGACAGCATTGGAAGCAGCTAACCCAGactacaaatgttttattttccaaacGTACAGTTTTGgtcatgaaaatgttaaaatgtccaGCTTTCTTGATGTTAGGGTTCGATttatgttcctgaaacattctttcaacttaatttttacTAACAAAATTAAAGGAATGTTGATTTGTAACAATCCAAGAACATGAAAATGCCCAGTTTATTGTTAATTGAACAtcatttaaaggttagtatgatgttcctgaaacattcagCAAGCAGAagcactgaaggaaagagaaacaacaagaacagaaactACAACTTTCACAATTTTCTTctgccacagccttagatgaaaccaactgaagataaaagaagacactAAATCTCAAGATCTCAGTGggggaggattaaacaactccacaagcagcattaccagcttcacttattactaaccagattgactttattttttttttaaacatgtacaAAAGTTTTCACACTTAGACATCAACAATCATCAtacaaacctcaacaatggtgagaattaaaaaatattaaaatctaaaTAGTAAAagaattcagctgcataatatATTCATggcgcaatgcatgctgggagccatgaATGAGTTTTGTATGgtggcatgaagcatgtcaccattgttgagtttCACATGCTGATTGTTGATGTCTGTGAGTTTCTAAATTGCACTTTAGTTAATAATgctcacaatatttttttcatattttttcagaACATCTGATTGTCATAGTAGTATCACACAGACATTAACACAATATTCAACaaaattaaagctgctgtctgtaAGATTAGCCTCTaggtcgccatctctgtttgaaacctgcattTGCAGTTGACTCCTCAGCGCGgattaatctaatgtttgctgtcagtcaccataCCAGTGGGTACTGTActttggaatcacagattgtagttctgaagtatgaccaaaataagaattttcactgaaaaatgtcatctgaacaagtaagtaacatgtctgccacttttgttctgaccaactgaggggaaaagcattaggcctacaataaATCATGCTGCCAGtgatgattaaatctaacgatcgcttagctcagatcatgtcaaaccatgcaaattattattgttgttattctttgatctcaaattgttaatgttaacaacatcagcattgcatgactatgtgtatttagtgtgtattagcattaatttcaatttctgtagccactccattttccgaagtcttttgctttttgaCCACAGCTGAAACTCCAGTTATCACTGATGATTGTcttttggacctttctggattacaatccgccattaaaatgatacatttaattattgcaaatgctgtgagaaaaggctataaatgatccgctacccGCAGTATCCTATATGCATAgtctactagctgggactccttcctttctgtttacagatgtgacgtaatgacgcaaagacgaacggctgcatgcttcAATTTCCTGCCGAAATCCACCAGTAttgatttattataaaacattattacaagcttactgttgtgaatcgagctaaggtgaggagatagttttgaacactggctggttatgtacttgctcaaaaattgattttggatcatttttaaccaaaaaaagttacggactgcagctttaataacaAAACGCACATCCAAACAATGATTAGACTTCAGATGTGAACAGTCAGTCAGACCACTTCACAGTGACATTAATTAACAGCCAATATCACTTGATGTTATTCTGTCTCAACTTCCTCTGAAACAATAAACGTGTCTTGTGAACACACTGCCGAAtcagccagagaaaaactaataaatcaATCAAGGGTCCAAGGCCAACTACTTGACACACTGATCAAATGCTTgttcctctttccttcagtgtgtcatcactaatgctcaatcatcacttatttatttagtaacactttacaataaggttcattagttaaacattagttaatgtattaactaaccatgagcaatacatttgttactgtatttgcttatcttcgttaacattagttaataaaaatacagctgttcattgtttgttcgtgttagttcacagtgcattaactaatgttaacaagattttttaaaatgtatttgtaaatgttgaaattaacattaacaaaaaatgaataaatgctgtataagtgcagttcattatagttaatgttaactaatgtagttaactaatgaaccttattgtaaagggtTACCATTTATTTCATTCAACTCCAACACTGCTTCAGTTTAACACTCTCTAGTGTGGACACATATGAACACTGAGCAGTGTTCATGAAACACTAGGAATTTTGCAGTGTAACATCCATATCTAACCCATTTTTTAAGCTAGAAAGTTAGTGATCCATGATATTTAAAGGACAAGAATGTTGTTCAAAGAATGTTTTCTGCcaacattatgagaacattCATCACATACTAAAGACAATATATAGTGATTTCATgaacattgttttaaaaaagtttaattttaacACTTGCATAACCTTTACATAAATTTAAGAGAAAAGTCAGAAACAATATCTATGGGACAGGCTACAAAACTTTCCCACGTTCCAAGGATGTTCTTTTAAAACAGCAAacttttgagaacattattaaagaccagataacattgaacaaactttctattaatgttactggaagaatgtttgttcataactttaagagaaccttgccagaatgttagccaaagttatgagaacgttccctgttagctgggaaacCCCTTTTTAGTGTCCAAATTGAACAAGCGTGCCAGATCCCtcagctcctcctctccattCACAGTCGCCTGAATATTGATTGTTTTCACCAGTCACTATGCAACCAAGGATGCTATTTATACCACTCTCTCCCACACTCTATTGTCCGGTGTCATCATGTTATCATGTTCAGCTGGACTATATTCTGCAATTATGAACGTTATTCATTCATGTGATTGATATAAATTACACATATTTGCACTGAAATACATATTAATCCCATCAGCTGTAAGTAAAATACTGGACATATGATTATGTTAGAGTTcatgaaagatttttttcttttaatatatgaatgtcataatgaaaataaaatataatgattatataATCTTCTTTGTGGCTTTACCAGACAGATATAAATCAATGTTTAATGAACTCTAGTGGCTACTAGTACTGGTAATTGCCTTTTACTAGGTGCATATACACACACGAATGTAAACGTACATGTGAATATATGTACAGGTTCATCGAATACATTTGATTTCAAGTTTAAGTgacaaataaagacatttacagcTGAAAGTTTGTTTATCTGAATGATGCTTGTCTGTACAGAAAGGCTCCAGACAGCTCTCTGGTCAAGCACAGACTTTATAGCAGGTCCTTTAAATTTGTCCAAGATTCTTGattccaaaatattttaatgtttatatggaCTTAAAATGAAAGATTATATCAAAAACTAAATCTAACAGGTTTTTAATATCCTAACTgcattttatgatgtttatacTTTGATTTCTTCCTCTGCCTCAGTAAAGCTGTATGGTGTCCTTGTGTGCCTGAAAGATGAAGGTCTCTGCCTCTCCTCTCCAGGTCTTCCTCCTCCAAAGTGACGTGCTAGCATGCTAGCAGCGTGTTGGAACCTCTTGGGCTCGATGCTTACGTCTGCTCTGGTCGGAGGCCTGACTGAAGCATCCGCTGTCTGCCGATTATGATCCGTCTCAGACACAGAGCTcggctcctcctcttcctcctcctcctcctgcctCCTGACGGCTCGTAATAAGGCAGCAGGAGCTGTCGATCAGCTCCAGAACCTCACTCATGAGGGAGGGGCCGAGGTCCACCGTGAAGGACGAGAGCGAATCAGATCGTGTCATTGATACATCGCTGTTCTCCGGTAGGGAACTCCGTCGACTGTCTGCGTTGAGCAGTTCAGACGTTTCTGCAAAGCTTTGGTCCAGTCGTGATAAACGAGGCAGCGTGACGAAACCAGACCGAAGGCCTGCAGAGAAGAGAggaaaaataacatgtttcagcAGATCTTTCACATTAGTTAAGTGTGCCAGGATGCAGAGATGCACGAAGATAATCAAGTATTGACTATTTACTTTAATTC contains:
- the cdc42ep1b gene encoding LOW QUALITY PROTEIN: cdc42 effector protein 1b (The sequence of the model RefSeq protein was modified relative to this genomic sequence to represent the inferred CDS: deleted 1 base in 1 codon) produces the protein MSLGKLPAIKGLVSTSHGKRRFKSDLSVDMISPPLGDFRHTMHVGRGGDVFGDTSFLSNYGGSANNDGIRYPESPSGSRTTRFLSRTLQHVRKPPMPRLRGGSRDLSSPPPPISPIIKNAISLPQLNMNNGGLMRALLPTSTSSPDEPLCSYGLRSGFVTLPRLSRLDQSFAETSELLNADSRRSSLPENSDVSMTRSDSLSSFTVDLGPSLMSEVLELIDSSCCLITSRQEAGEEEEEEEPSSVSETDHNRQTADASVRPPTRADVSIEPKRFQHAASMLARHFGGGRPGEERQRPSSFRHTRTPYSFTEAEEEIKV